The following is a genomic window from Chryseobacterium ginsenosidimutans.
GAAACCATACTACCGAAAACAGATTTAATTTACTACTTTTAAATCTACAAACTAAATTAACCTATAAAACACTTATCAATGTCAAATAAAAGAAAAATAGAACATGAAGGAGAGCTTATTTTAGGCGGAATGATTATACCTTGTTATGTTCTGGATGATGGAACAAGAGTTCTATCTGGAAGAGGCATGCAAGAGGCATTAAATATGGTGGATGATACTGAGGATAGTAAGCAAAAAGCGGGGACCAGATTGAACCGATATTTAGAGCAAAAATCGCTACAGCCCTTTATTTATAGGGAAAAAGAGCCGGACCACTTTGAGCCAATTGAATGTTATAGGGGCGAACAAAAAATAAACGGATATGAGGCTACGGTTTTGGCGGATATTTGTGAAGCTTTTTTAGATGCAAGAAATAGTATAAAACTTTCAGCAAGACAAAAAATAATTGCGGACCAATGTGAGATATTAATTAGAGGATTTGCCAGGGTTGGTATTGTAGCACTGATTGATGAAGCTACAGGCTATCAATATGATAGAGAAAGATTTGAACTACAAAAAATATTAAATACATATATTGCCGATGAAATTTTAAAATGGCAACTTACATTTACTGATGATTTCTACAAAGAAATTTATCGTTTATGGGGGCTTCCATTTATTCCAAAATATATAAAAAATAAACCTTCTTTCATTGGAAAACTAACTACAAAATATATTTATGAAATGCTACCAAAAGGTGTTTTAGATAAAATAAGAGAAAAAACAGGAAAAACAGAAAAAGGAAATTGGAGATATCAATGGCATAGAAATTTAACTCCAGAAATAGGAAGAGAGCATCTAAAAAAGCAGATTATTGAGGTAACAACACTAATGTCTGTAGCCCAATCAAAGGAACAATTTGATAGTTTATTTCAACAAAAATATAATAAACAACCCATTCAATTAAAGTTAGAATTTGAAGAACAACCTGCACCCCCTAGAAAGTTATCAGATTTTGATGAAAAATTAAAAAAAGGGTTAGATTTTAATCCAAAAGACGAAAAATAAAACTTTTGCAATTCTGAAACTTTAATTAGATTTGCACTTCAAACTTTAACGAACAAAGCGTTAGCTGTTTATACTACCTCGTGGAATCTGGTAAATTCAAAAAATAGGTGTATATAAATTAGCGAATGCTCATGCAATAGGCGTGGGCTTTCCTGTTTATTTACCTATTGGCTTACCAGAGCCTCACGAGAAATAGATACGGTTAAGTCCCACGCTTTCTGTATTTATAACCTTTCATTTTGGGACTGAGTGAAGAAAAGTTAATAAAAAAATGAAAAGATTAAATGTCCCAATTTTATTTCTATTATCCCTAATTATTCAGATTATATTTTCATATTTATTTATCGGTAACAATCCTAAAATAAGCTTCTTTATTATAGCTGCCATATCCAATATTACATCAACATTTTTATCCTATTCAATGCTATATTACATAAGTAAAAGCAAAGATGAACACTCAAATGAATCAGAAATAAAAATAGGATTGACTACATTTTATTTTGTAATAACTAATGTATTTATGGTTTTTCTTTTTTTCTTAATTGATCAATCTTTTAATTTCCTCTATTTAATAGTAATAAATTCTATAATACTTACAGTCTACGGCAGACAAATAATCAACAAAGAAATCAAACAACTAATCCCATGAAAAAACTAATTACAATTTTTACATTGATCTTATCTGTATTTATTTACTCACAAGATGCTTATCAAAATGGATTCTCAGCAGGTTATAAATCAGGCTACTGTTATAATATTTTAGGATGTGTATCTCCTGCCGCTCCAATAGGATATAGGGATGTTAATAATAATTATCAAACAGGTTATAATAATGGATTTGTTAAGGGTCAACAAGATCAGGTATCACAGAATAGTTCTTATAACACAGGCGGAGTAAAGGGTCAGATAAAGCCAGCGATTTCAGACTTAGACTTAAATATAGATCCTAATAATATGCGACAGATGTGGGCAGATTATTATGAGAAAAGAAAGATTAAGAAACAAGCCAAACTTGATAAAAAGAATAGACAAAATGAAATTTTAGCTCAAATAATAACAGATAAAACTATTGAAATAGCTAAAGAGATGGATAAGTTGAAAGATAGGTTAAAATCTAAAAATATAAATGATAAAGAAATAGAAAATATCATATACGATTTGCATTATGAAAATCAAACAATTTATAATCAATACAAAATTAAGCCAGAAAAATATAGTGAATATTATGATGAATATCTAAAACTCAAAAATAAGATATTGAATATGTAAATAAATAAAATGAGTCCACTTAAATAAAGCAGACCCATAAGAATTCTAATTTACAAACTTTTCTCTATATGGGAAAAGTTTTTTTATATCTTAGTGGAAACTAAAGACTTATAACTTATGGACGATCAACAAGCAGAAAAAATTATCAGTAGATTAGATGATATTGATAATAAACTGATAACTCTATCAGATAAGCTAAGTGATGTTTTAGCGGCTCTCAAAAATTCAGATGATAAACTTGACTATATTTCAAGAATTCATGAAACATTACAATCTATTGAGGAAATAATTAGATCTAGGACGAAAATTGCAGTTTCTTTGAAGTGGGATTGTAAAGTTAGAAAAATGTTACAAAACGATTTGTATTTAGCTCCTTTTAGTAGGGGCTTTATTTTTTCGTAGATTTCTAATTCTTCTTTACTTAAATCTTTTAGGTAAGGATTTTTATATTCTGCCATAGCTTTATTTTTAAGCTAATTTACGGCAGATTTTATTTTTTGCACGTTTGCTTGTGTACAATGGTATATAGTTACCAAAATTAATTAAGGTTATTTATTAATGCCGATTTTCTTTAAGGCAATATTATTTAAATAGATGTCATGAGAATGGGTAAGCGATTCAACATCTTTGAAGGATTGAGATACAAAATCGTTTTTAGTGAAAGATAACTCAATGGATTCATCATACGATGCTACAATTCTTACTACAGAATAGCCATTGTAGGCAATTTTGAATCCCACAAAAAGACATTTTTTTTCTGCTTTTTGATATAATTTGTATTCTTCAAGTTCTTTGTCATCAATATTATTGACAGATTTTTTGCTGTTCGTGCCAATAGATTTCCATTCCGGATAATTTTTCGGTTCTTTTAAAATGTTTCCCATTGAATCTACCGGAATAAACATTCCCAATGTAAGTTTCTTTTTTAAGAGATTGGCATAATTATTCATCAAACTCAATGTTTGAAGATCGGCATATCCTTCATTCGAGTAATACTCAATAACGAAATCTGTCATGGGAATCAATTTGTGAGAGGCATTGATAGGCATATTTGGTTTTTCTTGAGGTAAATTATATTTGTTCTTTTAAAGAAAGCGAAGATAAATAAATTGTTAAAAAGGATAAAATTATTTTGACTTCTTTACATGAAAGATATTTTTAAAAATAAAATCCCCGATTAGTATTTATTTCAAAAAGTCAGCGGCCTCGCTTGGGGAAGAACAATTCAGGTTTAATTACCAAATTTTTTCGAGTGTATTTTCTTCTCTTTTACTTTGATCACAAACTCAGGAAGTGTATAAAGTTCTCCTGCTTTTACTGAAAAGACGGCGCGTTCTGTCTCACAATATGTATTTTGGGGAAGTGTACTGATATTAAGTGAGGCCGTATAATTTCCGGTAGGTAAAAAAGCAATAAATTCGCCATCATCATCTGTATTTACCGTTTCAATTAAAACATTTTCCCGATAAATATTAAATACGATACCATTTGCTCTGGGATTGAAATCAACGGCTGTTTTATTGTCGAATTGATATTTTACATGTCCTGCCACAGTGCCGTTTTGATGAAGTGGGATCGCAATTTCAAAGGTGTATTGGCTGACATCCAATATTTGATCATCATAGTACCAACCTTCCTGGACAGACTGTTTTAAACGGTATTTTCCGAAAGGTACATTTTTATATGAAATTTTACCGTCGGCATAGGTTTTAAAGGCAATATTATTGATGTTAATCAGATAATTTATAGCTGCTTGTTCGCCCGAATCAAATACATTGTTGTTGTTCTTGTCATAGAAAGCAAAAGCCTGAACATCAGATTTTTTCTTTGTGCTTAAAGTTGTTTTCTGTAGATTTAAGGTAACGCCCGCTTCAATGGTGAAAATATTGTTTCTGTTGTTTGCTGATGAATAGTTGTATAAAGATGAATTTACAAAAAACTCATATACTCTTGTGTGCCACTTCAGATTGCAAAATGCTGAAGGTGACTCTCCGTAAATGTTATCATCTGTATAAGAAAGCCCGGATGTAACGCTTAATTTATCTTTAAAAACGCTGCTGCTGTAATAAACAGAAGTGCTGAGTTTTTTATATTTTTCATTTTTGTCGATGAGTTGGGAAAAAGCATATTCTGATAAATAATAACTTCCTGACTGATATTGAGATGCAAAATTGATCTTTCGGTAATTATAATTGACAGTAAATTTTCCCTGAAACTGTTGATTTTCTTCATTCGGATATTGTGCAAATCCCAACTCAAAAGCCAAAACAACAGAATGTTTTCTGCTTTCACTGATCCAGTTGATGTTTTCTACAATTCTGTGAGCTTTAATAGAGAGATCGCTTTTTTGCAATTGAGGAAGAAAATTATTGTAAGAATTAGATTTCTCCAACTGATATTGATACGCAAAAGAATAACCGAACGATCCTTTTTTTGCTAAATTCAATCCGGCTTCCATTTTTACGTTGTCTGAAGAGAGTTGAGTGTTGTAAAAATAATATTTTGGTGAATAATTAGAATAAAAGGCATTAACGAAAGCATAATGTTTTTTGAAGACCGTGAGATTGGCATTTTGCTGTATCTGCAGACTTCCTCTGCGGTTTCCGGGATAATAATCTGAACTGTAAAAGATATTTCCGTTGAGATTTAATTTTTTTATAATTCCTGAATATTGAGATTCAAAGGCAAGAGAAGGCTTGGTAATTCCGTTTTGGTCATAAAAGCTCATTCCTCCGTATAGTTTTGATGTGGTCTGCCAAAGATTGTTGAAGCTGTGAGTAAGTTCGGTTCCTATCAAATGGTGTTTGGCTTTCTCGTAAGGATCATTTTTAAATATATAAATTGATGAAAGGTTTCGGGAGAAATTATAGGGATTAAGAATTCCTTTGACATAAAAGCCGTATCCGTTTTTCAGAAACGAATTTCTTTCCAGCAAACTGAAACTTTGCTCAATGAAACCAACTTCAATTTTTTTGTCTTTAGCAGAATTCAGAAAACTGTATTCTATACCTCTTCCGAAAAGTGAAAGTTCCAGAAGTTTACTGACATTTCCAAGTGTAAATTCGCTTTTCTCGCGACGGTAAGAAATATAAGTATTATTGACTACGGGATCGCTCTGTGAATTCATCATGAACATGTTTCCGTTGATGAAAATATATCCTGAAGAAACATTAAAACCACCGCTGCCTAAAATTTGATACATATTAAGATTATCTCCAACTCTGCGATAGCTTGTTGTGATTGAATTTTTA
Proteins encoded in this region:
- a CDS encoding P63C domain-containing protein, translating into MSNKRKIEHEGELILGGMIIPCYVLDDGTRVLSGRGMQEALNMVDDTEDSKQKAGTRLNRYLEQKSLQPFIYREKEPDHFEPIECYRGEQKINGYEATVLADICEAFLDARNSIKLSARQKIIADQCEILIRGFARVGIVALIDEATGYQYDRERFELQKILNTYIADEILKWQLTFTDDFYKEIYRLWGLPFIPKYIKNKPSFIGKLTTKYIYEMLPKGVLDKIREKTGKTEKGNWRYQWHRNLTPEIGREHLKKQIIEVTTLMSVAQSKEQFDSLFQQKYNKQPIQLKLEFEEQPAPPRKLSDFDEKLKKGLDFNPKDEK